ATTGCAAGTAAAGGTAAACTGGAGATTCTGTCCAACTGTAAAAATGATACCTATAAAGATAAATCAAGACCCATGACTAATTGTGGAATAGGAGGAAAAGGCCGCGAGGGTGGATACAGGGATGATTTTCAAACTTTTGAAACTGCAATTTCAATATTAGATAACTATCATCCAAAATTGGTTTTAATAAATTTTATGGAACCAGATTTATCCGGACATAATGCCAATTGGGAAGGATATTTAGCAGGTATCAGACAAACGGATTATTACATTGGGGAAATTTGGAATTTTATCCAAAGGGATTCAATTTATTCGGATAAAACAACGATTTTTGTTACCAATGATCACGGCAGACATTTGGATGGTTGGAAAGATGGTTTTGTTTCCCATGGTGATAACTGTGATGGATGCCGGCATATTAATCTTTATGCCTTTGGTCCTGATTTCAAAAAGAATATGGTAGTTACCTCCTCCCATGAATTAATTGATTTAACAAGGACAACAAATGAGTTGCTGGGCATTAAAAACTTAAGTTCAACAGGAAAAGTTTTATGGGATATTTTTAAAAAGCAAGAGGATTATTAATATTCAGAATTCTAATAAAACCAATTTACCATTTACCTTTTATTATTAAATCGATAGTATTCATCATAAAAAAAACCGGTAATATAAATACCAGCTTTTTTTATGAAATAGTCTTGAACAAATCATTCACAACCAGGAATGAATAAAATGTGACTCCCGTTAAATGGGGATGATAATTAAAAATCAAATGCTTTAGCATTCATGAGTTCTTAAGTGAAATTAAAAAACCAATAAATTATACATAAAAACAAAAAAACAATTAAGCTTTTGCTTTAGCTAATTTCGGGAATTTTAAGGAAGCAAGATAAAAGCCTGTGAACAATACCCCACTATATACCAAATCTCCAAGGATTGTATAATTAAAGAAAGGAATTGCGGAAATGTAACAGGTTATCAAGCCTGATATATCTTGTGAATAGTAAGGACTTCCCAACCAAACAGCAAAATTTGTAACAATAAAGAAAAGTACAGAGGAAACAAGGGAACATCCAATTACCGTTACTATTTTCACCCTTGATGCAAGGCCTAGTCCAATTAATGTAATTAAGATTAAACTTAAATAAACAGCCCACATGGTATCGTGAAATCCAAGAAATAAATCAGCAATAAGCATTGCTACAATCGGAATTAAAAGCGCAAATTTTCTAGAAAGGTATGCTCCTCCAAACAATGCAATTGCAGCAACCGGTGTGAAATTAGGAGGGTGAGGAAGCAAACGGGAAAGCGCAGCAACTAGAATAAGAACTGCAACAAATAGAAATCGTGGGGAAGTAATGGTTTTTATCATTTGTTTATTTTTTAAATTTATTTCTGAGGCAAAAATAACAGATTATTCTTTAATATACTCTTTCTTTAAGATATCAATTTCAGAAATTAGCCGGTTAACATCATTTTTGTCCGTTCCATCATAAAATCCACGTATTCTTTTTTCCTTATCCACCAAAATTAAATTTTCAGTATGGATGAAATCATGTTCGTCTCCATCCCCTTGAGTGGTTACTGCAAAATAGGATTGGCGGGCAAGTGCATAAATATCTTTTTTATCTCCGGTTAAAAAGAGCCATTTTCCAGGTAAAGCACCGTACCTTTGTGCATATTCCTGCAGAACTTCCGGAGTGTCAATTTCAGGCATTACTGAATGTGAAACAAGCATAATATCCTGGTGGTCTTTGAAATTATCGTTTACCCTTTTCATCTGAGCTGACATGGCAGGGCAAATAGAGGGACAGGTGGTGAAAAAAAAGTCGGCTACATAAATTTTATTTTCCAGTACCTTTTCTGTAACTTTTATTCCTTGCTGACTAATAAGTTCAAAGGCTGCAATACGGTGAGTTCCTGTTTTTTTTTCTTTGTTTTCATCAACCATTTTT
This is a stretch of genomic DNA from Bacteroidota bacterium. It encodes these proteins:
- a CDS encoding alkaline phosphatase family protein, coding for MKLFFLKIQYILLALVCIGFSCRQDPPISIGNKPSGIAETYVTENVIIIVMDGPRYSETWGDPNHTHIPVMAEKLAKEGAVFTNFYNNGPTYTNAGHAAITTGIYQEINNNGEEVPDNPSFFQYWHSQNAYSISPWIIASKGKLEILSNCKNDTYKDKSRPMTNCGIGGKGREGGYRDDFQTFETAISILDNYHPKLVLINFMEPDLSGHNANWEGYLAGIRQTDYYIGEIWNFIQRDSIYSDKTTIFVTNDHGRHLDGWKDGFVSHGDNCDGCRHINLYAFGPDFKKNMVVTSSHELIDLTRTTNELLGIKNLSSTGKVLWDIFKKQEDY
- a CDS encoding SCO family protein, whose translation is MRSSVLTVIAVVIIVFTGSIIAFNIIKPKEKLKIFKLSDINPKMVDENKEKKTGTHRIAAFELISQQGIKVTEKVLENKIYVADFFFTTCPSICPAMSAQMKRVNDNFKDHQDIMLVSHSVMPEIDTPEVLQEYAQRYGALPGKWLFLTGDKKDIYALARQSYFAVTTQGDGDEHDFIHTENLILVDKEKRIRGFYDGTDKNDVNRLISEIDILKKEYIKE